A stretch of Rhinoderma darwinii isolate aRhiDar2 chromosome 4, aRhiDar2.hap1, whole genome shotgun sequence DNA encodes these proteins:
- the LOC142758984 gene encoding uncharacterized protein LOC142758984: MDVLLMELIRRAESEGGENWLRQCLAAAPSREVEGRSELTGLENDIEEAVSPAGSSLEVPSSAAAKRMKSAAESSLRVERSSGRSLQVPELERRRPTVSSKKVAHSAGSAQQVPAQLANPLARSLVRERETTGWSGTPSCSKDGVEDTAEAPASLVLEAAQDFSSELQPRKRSRKTRVAYSPPPPVSRRRRGPRSQLSCQQVSPGSTGTQQEVAEVVHDPGQVEQSVAEVQNDGTRSGALWNSVSSSFMESDLGLIYVNIQRSLAPRTWADYSAAWKEWVNFCVNENCNFFHNEVGLVLKFVCSLISRRLSFASISKSLAGISFFLKLNSCPAISSLFPVKQLLKGYHRSAPYSVFSEVVEIPEKRTKENFPNLSFGNIFL; this comes from the exons atGGATGTCCTGCTGATGGAGCTGATCAGAAGAGCGGAGTCGGAAGGAGGAGAAAACTGGCTGAGGCAATGCCTAGCAGCAGCGCCGTCGAGGGAAGTCGAGGGAAGAAGCGAACTTACTGGGCTGGAAAACGACATAGAGGAAGCAGTGTCTCCTGCTGGGTCGTCGCTCGAGGTGCCGTCATCAGCTGCAGCCAAGAGGATGAAGTCTGCAGCAGAGTCATCACTGAGGGTGGAGCGCAGTTCCGGACGTTCACTCCAGGTGCCGGAGCTTGAGAGGAGGCGGCCGACCGTGTCATCAAAGAAGGTGGCGCACAGTGCCGGAAGTGCGCAGCAAGTGCCGGCGCAATTGGCTAACCCGCTGGCCAGAAGTTTAGTCAGAGAACGGGAGACAACAGGTTGGTCGGGTACCCCCTCCTGCTCCAAGGATGGTGTGGAGGACACAGCGGAAGCGCCGGCCTCACTGGTTTTAGAGGCGGCGCAGGACTTTTCTTCAGAGCTGCAACCGAGGAAGAGGAGCCGGAAGACTAGGGTGGCTTATTCCCCACCCCCGCCAGTATCAAGGAGAAGAAGAGGTCCCAGGAGTCAACTTTCCTGTCAGCAAGTTTCCCCAGGATCTACAGGCACGCAGCAGGAGGTAGCAGAAGTGGTGCACGACCCAGGACAGGTGGAACAGAGTG tggcggaggttcagaacgatggcaccagaagcggagctttgtggaattccgtgtcctcctcatttatggaatctgatttgggactaatctatgttaatattcagagatccttggctccaagaacatgggctgattattcagctgcttggaaggagtgggttaatttctgtgttaatgagaactgtaatttctttcataatgaggtaggtctagttttaaaatttgtatgtagcctgattagtaggaggctgtcatttgcctccatttctaagtctctggcaggcatctctttctttcttaaattaaacagttgtccggctatttcttcgctcttcccagttaagcagcttttgaaaggttaccataggtcagctccg